From the Nitrospinota bacterium genome, one window contains:
- a CDS encoding integration host factor subunit alpha: MIKTNIINSVYERIGFSRHEAEEAVEIIFNIIKETLEKGENVKISRLGTFNIHSKNQRIGRNPKTGQEIMISPRKVLSFKASQILKDRVNHSK; the protein is encoded by the coding sequence ATGATAAAAACCAATATTATAAACTCTGTTTATGAAAGGATCGGTTTTTCGAGACACGAAGCAGAAGAGGCTGTAGAAATCATATTCAATATTATAAAAGAGACCTTAGAGAAAGGAGAGAACGTTAAAATTTCAAGACTTGGAACTTTTAATATCCATAGTAAAAACCAAAGGATTGGCAGGAATCCAAAGACTGGACAAGAGATTATGATTTCCCCTAGAAAGGTCCTGAGCTTTAAAGCAAGTCAGATACTAAAGGATAGGGTAAACCATTCTAAATAG
- a CDS encoding MerR family transcriptional regulator, translated as MTHIPEKLFFKIGEVAKITGIKPYILRYWESEFPIIRPEKNRVGQRVYQKKDLERILEIKRLLYDERYTIAGAKKKILDDSKKTARQMTLNIDQEQLYKRLIYNLKNDLVSIFRILDKK; from the coding sequence ATGACCCATATTCCTGAAAAATTATTCTTTAAGATTGGAGAAGTAGCAAAAATTACAGGTATTAAACCATATATCCTTAGATATTGGGAATCCGAGTTTCCTATTATTCGTCCTGAAAAAAACAGAGTGGGTCAAAGAGTCTATCAGAAAAAGGATCTAGAGAGAATTCTAGAGATAAAGAGACTTTTATATGATGAGCGATATACGATTGCTGGTGCAAAAAAGAAGATATTAGACGATTCCAAGAAAACAGCTCGTCAAATGACCTTAAACATTGATCAAGAACAATTATATAAAAGATTAATATATAATTTAAAAAATGATTTAGTTTCAATTTTTCGTATCTTAGATAAAAAATAA
- the surE gene encoding 5'/3'-nucleotidase SurE yields the protein MKILLSNDDGINSEGLKFLHDSLKNLGKIIVIAPNRERSVVGHSLTLDSPLRIEKIKNNWFSINGTPADCVNIGLNFILKRKKPDILISGINKGGNLGNDVTYSGTVSAAMEGTLLGIPSIAVSLVSKNNFHFSTAAEFTLELASYVLKKGLPKNTLLNVNIPNKPLKELKGVRITKQGKSIYGDTIVEKVDPRNKKYYWIGSNNRKWSLEEDTDMFAIQNDEISITPLHLDLTNYEAYSKLLKEWKFHI from the coding sequence TTGAAGATACTTTTATCAAATGATGACGGTATAAATTCTGAGGGATTAAAATTCCTACACGACTCGCTAAAAAACCTTGGTAAAATCATTGTCATTGCTCCTAATAGAGAAAGAAGTGTAGTAGGGCATTCCCTAACATTAGATTCCCCACTAAGAATTGAAAAAATAAAGAACAACTGGTTTTCAATTAACGGAACACCAGCAGATTGTGTTAATATTGGTCTAAACTTTATTCTAAAAAGAAAAAAGCCTGATATTCTTATTTCTGGAATAAATAAAGGAGGAAATTTGGGAAATGATGTTACATATTCTGGAACGGTTTCTGCAGCAATGGAAGGAACCTTATTAGGGATCCCATCGATTGCTGTTTCTCTAGTTTCAAAAAATAATTTTCATTTCTCGACAGCTGCAGAATTTACATTAGAACTAGCAAGTTATGTGTTGAAGAAAGGATTACCGAAAAATACACTATTAAATGTAAATATTCCTAATAAGCCTCTTAAAGAGTTGAAAGGAGTTAGAATTACTAAACAGGGAAAGAGTATTTACGGAGATACCATTGTAGAAAAAGTTGATCCAAGAAATAAAAAGTATTATTGGATAGGCAGCAATAATCGAAAATGGAGTCTTGAAGAAGATACAGATATGTTTGCAATCCAGAATGATGAAATTTCCATAACCCCCCTTCATCTTGATCTAACTAATTATGAGGCTTATTCAAAGCTGCTAAAAGAGTGGAAATTTCATATATAA
- a CDS encoding protein-L-isoaspartate(D-aspartate) O-methyltransferase: MEYSVARNKMVRDQLINRGIKDQKVLDAMAKIPRHLFVEQALRDRAYGDYPLPIGEKQTISQPYIVALMTEALKLAGDEKVLEIGTGSGYQTAILAELAIKVYSIERIKSLSIKARKNLDKLKYHNTVLKVFDGTYGWKEEAPFNVIMVTAASPNIPETLVDQLAINGRMVIPVGGSFSQNLIKVVKNEEGIKTSNLSGCVFVKLIGNHAWKHE, encoded by the coding sequence ATGGAATATTCAGTAGCCAGAAACAAAATGGTTAGAGATCAACTGATAAATAGAGGAATTAAAGATCAAAAGGTTTTAGACGCTATGGCAAAAATTCCTAGGCATTTATTCGTTGAGCAGGCATTAAGAGATAGGGCTTATGGTGATTATCCGTTACCTATTGGTGAGAAACAAACAATCTCGCAGCCTTATATCGTAGCATTAATGACAGAAGCCTTAAAATTAGCGGGAGATGAGAAGGTTCTTGAAATAGGGACTGGATCCGGATATCAGACAGCAATACTTGCTGAATTAGCTATAAAGGTATATTCCATTGAGAGAATAAAATCCCTTTCTATAAAGGCAAGAAAAAACCTAGATAAATTGAAATATCACAACACAGTTTTAAAAGTCTTTGATGGAACATATGGATGGAAAGAAGAGGCCCCTTTTAATGTAATTATGGTTACAGCAGCCTCTCCAAATATTCCAGAAACACTTGTTGACCAACTAGCGATTAATGGAAGGATGGTTATTCCAGTAGGAGGTTCATTTTCTCAGAACCTGATAAAGGTTGTTAAAAATGAAGAAGGAATTAAAACATCTAATCTTAGTGGATGTGTTTTTGTAAAGTTAATTGGGAACCATGCTTGGAAACATGAATAG
- a CDS encoding TIGR00725 family protein, whose translation MNIGVIGGAFCNSDIYRIAEDVGRFIAKRGGVLITGGLSGVMEAASKGAKEEGGLTVGILPGFEDTDANRYIDIPIVTGLDHARNVIVVRSSQAIIAINGEYGTLSEISIALKIGKPVIGINTWKWLKDIVVANGAEDAVEKAFSLIK comes from the coding sequence ATGAATATTGGTGTTATTGGTGGTGCTTTTTGTAATTCTGATATTTATAGAATTGCTGAAGATGTTGGAAGATTTATAGCGAAAAGGGGAGGGGTGTTAATTACTGGTGGTTTAAGTGGTGTTATGGAAGCAGCTTCAAAAGGTGCTAAAGAAGAAGGGGGATTAACCGTTGGAATATTACCGGGTTTTGAAGATACAGATGCAAATAGATATATTGATATACCGATTGTTACCGGACTTGACCATGCCAGAAATGTTATTGTCGTAAGAAGTTCTCAAGCAATCATTGCTATAAATGGAGAGTATGGAACATTGTCAGAAATCTCTATTGCATTAAAGATAGGAAAGCCTGTTATTGGAATCAATACATGGAAGTGGCTAAAAGATATTGTAGTAGCAAATGGAGCAGAGGATGCGGTAGAAAAAGCGTTTAGCCTCATAAAATAG
- a CDS encoding LysM peptidoglycan-binding domain-containing M23 family metallopeptidase encodes MIKDSKKNLYLIFVILALIGLISCSRVLPKGFSYPHKKEGVYHIVKKGETLWGISNLYHVDLEEIIRANRISDPKRTTVGQKLFIPRAKKPLKAKIHSPKIEEFIWPIKGKIISYFGVKEKKKNNGIDISVSGESYIVAIASGKIIFSDFGPEGYGKMIMIKHRFGFVSLYSNQKENLVTVNQIVRQGEKIARIEKTKDKEEPYLHLEIRKNRIPRDPLLYLP; translated from the coding sequence ATGATTAAAGATTCAAAGAAAAATTTATATCTTATCTTTGTAATTTTGGCTTTAATTGGATTGATAAGCTGTTCAAGGGTTCTACCGAAAGGATTTTCTTATCCTCATAAGAAAGAAGGAGTTTATCATATTGTAAAAAAAGGAGAAACCCTTTGGGGGATATCGAATCTCTATCATGTTGATTTGGAAGAGATTATAAGAGCAAATCGTATATCTGACCCAAAAAGAACAACTGTAGGACAGAAACTTTTCATTCCTAGAGCGAAAAAGCCTCTCAAAGCAAAAATCCATTCTCCCAAGATTGAGGAATTTATTTGGCCTATAAAGGGCAAAATCATTTCCTATTTTGGTGTAAAAGAAAAAAAGAAAAACAATGGAATAGATATAAGTGTTTCTGGTGAGAGCTATATTGTTGCTATTGCATCTGGAAAAATAATTTTCAGTGACTTTGGTCCCGAGGGATATGGTAAGATGATAATGATAAAACATAGATTCGGCTTTGTAAGCCTATACTCTAATCAAAAAGAAAACTTGGTTACTGTAAACCAAATAGTTAGGCAGGGTGAAAAAATAGCAAGAATAGAGAAAACAAAGGATAAAGAAGAACCATATCTTCATCTAGAAATCAGAAAAAACAGGATTCCAAGAGACCCTCTCTTGTATCTGCCTTAG
- a CDS encoding adenine phosphoribosyltransferase, which yields MNIAENLREKIRDIPDFPKKGIIFKDITTLLNDPVAFSKAIDLLGDRYTEKKIDVVVGIEARGFIIGSALAYKLGAGFIPIRKPGKLPYKTHSITYELEYGTDQLEIHQDAIKPGQRVLIADDLLATGGTIKAAADLVAKLNAEILEIAFLIELTFLRGRDKLNKYNIYSLIQF from the coding sequence ATGAATATAGCCGAGAATTTAAGAGAAAAGATAAGGGATATCCCTGATTTTCCAAAAAAGGGTATTATATTTAAGGATATTACAACCCTCTTAAATGACCCAGTTGCCTTTAGTAAAGCCATTGATCTTTTGGGAGATAGATATACAGAGAAAAAAATAGATGTCGTTGTTGGGATAGAGGCTAGAGGGTTTATTATTGGTTCTGCTTTGGCATATAAGTTAGGTGCTGGTTTTATACCTATTAGAAAACCGGGAAAACTTCCCTATAAGACACACAGCATAACATATGAATTAGAATACGGTACAGACCAATTAGAGATTCATCAGGATGCGATTAAGCCTGGGCAAAGGGTCTTGATTGCAGATGACCTTCTTGCAACTGGAGGAACCATAAAAGCTGCTGCTGACCTTGTCGCAAAATTAAACGCAGAGATCTTAGAAATCGCATTCCTCATAGAGTTGACTTTTTTAAGGGGAAGGGATAAACTCAATAAATATAATATTTATTCCTTAATCCAATTTTAG
- a CDS encoding tetratricopeptide repeat protein, translating to MVRRRILKKSKDTIIPLTSTEKIISFINENFKLLLSTLIIILICIIAFSGFILYKYKLNNNSYIIEYKALKLYRNLDIKKNRTDIEKVYLDIIKKYKGTKGSKFAQLYLGNIYFKMEKYNKAIDQYKELLKEVKKNTNLYDLAIMGLGYSYEALGDYKKSIAFFKKITEDENNPNKVHAYMAIGRCYEGLKDYKEAIKSYISINKEFPTNTWKSELINKIEDLKAKI from the coding sequence ATGGTTAGAAGAAGAATATTGAAGAAATCTAAAGATACAATTATACCTTTAACCAGTACAGAAAAGATTATTTCATTTATAAACGAAAATTTTAAACTACTCCTATCAACTCTGATCATAATCCTTATATGTATTATAGCTTTTTCTGGTTTTATTCTCTATAAATATAAACTTAATAATAATTCTTATATAATTGAATATAAAGCATTGAAATTATATAGGAATTTAGATATTAAAAAGAATAGAACAGACATTGAAAAAGTTTATTTAGATATTATAAAGAAATATAAAGGAACCAAGGGATCAAAGTTTGCACAGCTTTATTTAGGGAATATCTACTTTAAAATGGAAAAATATAATAAGGCTATAGATCAATATAAAGAACTTTTAAAAGAGGTCAAAAAGAACACAAATCTTTATGATTTAGCCATAATGGGACTGGGTTATTCCTATGAAGCCTTAGGAGATTACAAAAAGTCTATTGCTTTCTTTAAAAAAATCACAGAGGATGAAAATAATCCAAATAAAGTTCATGCATATATGGCAATAGGTAGGTGCTATGAAGGTTTAAAGGATTATAAAGAAGCTATAAAAAGTTACATTTCAATAAATAAAGAATTTCCAACAAATACATGGAAATCTGAATTGATAAATAAGATTGAAGATTTAAAGGCTAAGATATAA
- a CDS encoding histidine triad nucleotide-binding protein: MEKDCLFCKIESGEIPVDKVYEDDDLFVIKDINPQSPVHLLIIPKKHISTILEVKEVEKDLIGSVFMVANSMAKENGIDKDGFRVVTNCNRGAGQSVLHIHFHLLGGREMGWPPG, from the coding sequence TTGGAAAAAGATTGTCTTTTTTGCAAAATAGAATCTGGAGAAATACCTGTTGATAAGGTATATGAAGATGATGACCTTTTTGTTATCAAGGATATAAACCCCCAATCACCTGTTCATTTATTAATCATCCCCAAGAAGCATATATCAACAATACTAGAGGTCAAAGAGGTAGAAAAAGATCTTATTGGTTCGGTATTTATGGTTGCAAATAGTATGGCAAAAGAAAATGGTATTGATAAAGATGGGTTCAGGGTAGTTACAAATTGTAATCGAGGAGCAGGGCAATCTGTATTGCATATACATTTTCATCTTCTTGGCGGAAGAGAAATGGGCTGGCCTCCAGGTTAA
- a CDS encoding diguanylate cyclase, translated as MKQTTNILIVEDDPLVLRGFETILKQDGYKIYPVNNGQKALDLISQQSFDIVLTDLKMEGINGLDILEEVKKISPDTPVIVITGYESLDSAVYALRGGAYDYLIKPCQDNDLKLTIKRGLEKRKLEKELLGLATTDSLTKLYNRNYFLSRFEEEFEKAVRYKNNLSCVMIDIDHFKNVNDNYGHQRGDEVLLQLSDILKINSRNIDIVGRYGGEEFIIILPQTDSESAYKFSERLRRVIKSNEFEVNHNKIIKITISIGVSSFPQSKVKSYSDLIQLADNALYSAKRKGRDKAVLNVES; from the coding sequence ATGAAACAAACTACAAACATATTAATAGTAGAAGATGATCCTTTGGTACTTAGAGGTTTTGAAACAATTCTAAAACAAGATGGATATAAAATTTATCCTGTTAATAACGGCCAAAAAGCACTAGACTTAATTAGTCAACAAAGTTTTGATATTGTTCTCACCGATCTTAAGATGGAGGGTATTAACGGATTAGATATATTGGAAGAGGTAAAGAAAATATCGCCAGATACACCGGTCATTGTTATAACAGGGTATGAATCACTCGATTCAGCCGTTTATGCGCTAAGAGGTGGTGCATATGATTATTTAATAAAACCCTGTCAAGACAATGATCTTAAATTGACTATTAAACGAGGCCTGGAAAAGAGGAAATTGGAAAAAGAACTTTTAGGATTGGCTACTACTGATAGTCTTACTAAACTTTATAATCGGAATTATTTTCTATCACGCTTTGAAGAAGAATTCGAAAAGGCAGTTCGTTATAAAAATAATCTTTCATGTGTCATGATAGATATTGATCACTTCAAAAATGTAAATGATAATTATGGACATCAAAGAGGAGATGAAGTCCTCTTGCAGCTTAGTGATATTCTCAAAATCAATTCAAGAAATATAGATATTGTAGGAAGGTATGGAGGTGAGGAGTTTATAATCATTTTACCTCAGACAGATTCTGAATCAGCATATAAATTTAGCGAAAGACTAAGAAGAGTTATTAAGTCTAATGAATTTGAAGTAAATCATAATAAAATAATAAAGATCACAATAAGCATTGGTGTTTCTAGTTTCCCACAAAGTAAAGTTAAAAGCTATTCTGACCTTATACAATTAGCTGATAATGCTTTATATTCAGCAAAAAGAAAGGGAAGGGATAAAGCCGTTCTCAATGTGGAGAGTTGA
- the flgM gene encoding flagellar biosynthesis anti-sigma factor FlgM, protein MKIDSFGTNKINNIPLPLDNIKKKTCIPINNKVSNDKINISKKGKEIVKTFQIIKSLPETRENKIDSLKTEIKNNNYIIDAQKIADKMIKNSLDESII, encoded by the coding sequence ATGAAGATAGATTCTTTTGGAACCAATAAAATTAATAATATTCCCTTACCCCTTGATAATATTAAGAAGAAGACTTGTATACCTATAAACAATAAAGTTTCAAACGATAAAATAAATATTTCCAAAAAAGGAAAAGAGATAGTAAAGACTTTTCAAATAATCAAATCACTCCCTGAAACCAGGGAAAACAAGATAGATTCCTTAAAAACAGAAATAAAAAATAATAATTATATTATTGATGCTCAGAAGATTGCTGATAAAATGATTAAGAACAGTCTTGATGAATCGATTATATAA
- the pnp gene encoding polyribonucleotide nucleotidyltransferase encodes MAYKVKKDIRGKALSIETGELAKQADGSVLVTYGDTVVLVTAVVSKEVKNEYDFLPLTVDYRQKAYAAGKFPGGFFKREGRPGEKEILTSRLMDRPLRPLFPKYFNNEIQIIGIVLSVDQENDPDILSIIGASASLSMSKIPFQGPIGAVRIGLIDNNFIINPTYKELDRSDINLVVAGAKEGILMVEGGGKQISENVFLDAIFFGHDVIKDIVELQIEMVEKVGVEKMKIEEPQIDLELSKKIEENIIDKLRESLIQTSKMARNKKREEMLNHLMDSFGDDDEEKERDIKNIFEELEKREIRNLIISKKIRPDGRKTKDIRPVSAKIGILPRTHGSALFTRGETQALVSATLGTSMDEQRLDDFEGKSSKAFMLHYNFPPFSVGETRFLSGPGRREIGHGALAERALSAVLPKNEAFPYTIRLVSDILESNGSSSMATVCGGSLALMDAGAPISSAVGGIAMGLIKNDEETVILSDILGIEDHVGDMDFKVAGTEKGVTAIQMDIKIKGVDKEIMKLALEQAREGRLNILEKMKEVISSPRSQISSYAPKIMNIKINSEKIGLLIGPGGKTIRNIIDKTGANLEVDDSGEISIISSDKESMEKAIKMIEEITREAEIGKIYLGTVKKIMDFGAIVEIFPGSDGLVHISQISDHHVKNVSDELREGEEILVKVLDIDKQGRIRLSRKEALGEKKISDSKKN; translated from the coding sequence ATGGCATACAAAGTAAAAAAAGATATTAGAGGAAAGGCTCTATCGATTGAGACAGGGGAACTAGCTAAACAGGCCGACGGTTCGGTGTTAGTAACCTACGGAGATACAGTGGTATTAGTGACGGCAGTTGTATCAAAGGAAGTTAAGAATGAATATGATTTTCTACCATTAACTGTTGATTATAGACAAAAGGCTTACGCAGCCGGTAAATTTCCAGGTGGTTTTTTCAAAAGAGAAGGGAGACCGGGTGAAAAAGAGATTTTGACCTCTAGGCTCATGGATAGGCCCTTAAGACCCCTTTTCCCAAAATATTTTAATAATGAGATACAAATAATCGGCATAGTTCTATCAGTCGATCAAGAAAATGATCCTGATATATTGTCAATTATTGGGGCATCAGCCTCTTTATCAATGTCAAAAATACCATTTCAAGGACCTATTGGAGCAGTAAGAATTGGATTAATAGATAATAATTTTATTATCAATCCAACTTATAAAGAATTAGACAGAAGCGATATAAATCTCGTTGTGGCTGGAGCTAAGGAAGGTATTTTAATGGTAGAAGGAGGAGGAAAACAAATTTCAGAAAATGTTTTTTTAGACGCAATATTTTTTGGACATGACGTCATTAAAGATATCGTTGAGCTTCAGATTGAAATGGTAGAAAAAGTTGGTGTCGAAAAGATGAAGATAGAAGAACCTCAAATAGATTTAGAATTAAGTAAGAAGATTGAAGAAAATATCATAGATAAATTGAGAGAATCATTGATCCAAACATCTAAAATGGCAAGAAATAAAAAGAGGGAAGAGATGTTAAATCATCTTATGGACTCTTTTGGAGATGATGATGAAGAGAAAGAAAGAGATATCAAAAATATTTTTGAAGAATTAGAAAAAAGGGAGATAAGAAATCTAATTATTAGTAAAAAAATTAGACCGGATGGAAGGAAAACTAAAGATATTCGTCCTGTATCAGCTAAAATTGGAATTCTGCCAAGGACCCATGGCTCTGCTTTGTTCACGAGGGGAGAAACCCAAGCACTGGTTAGTGCTACCCTTGGAACATCAATGGATGAACAAAGGCTAGACGATTTCGAAGGAAAATCTTCTAAAGCTTTTATGCTCCATTATAATTTTCCCCCTTTTAGTGTCGGTGAAACCAGGTTTCTTAGTGGCCCGGGACGGAGAGAAATTGGACATGGAGCCTTAGCCGAAAGAGCCCTATCAGCAGTATTGCCAAAGAATGAGGCCTTTCCTTATACCATAAGGTTGGTATCTGATATACTCGAATCTAATGGTTCTTCTTCCATGGCAACAGTCTGTGGAGGGAGTCTTGCTCTTATGGACGCAGGCGCTCCAATCTCTTCGGCTGTGGGTGGAATAGCAATGGGGTTAATAAAAAATGATGAGGAGACGGTTATCCTTTCTGATATATTAGGAATTGAGGATCATGTTGGAGATATGGATTTTAAAGTTGCAGGAACTGAAAAAGGAGTTACTGCTATTCAAATGGACATAAAGATAAAGGGTGTCGATAAAGAAATTATGAAACTGGCACTGGAGCAGGCAAGGGAAGGGAGGCTCAATATCTTAGAAAAGATGAAAGAAGTAATCTCAAGCCCAAGATCTCAGATTTCTAGTTATGCGCCAAAAATTATGAATATTAAAATTAATAGTGAAAAGATCGGCTTACTCATAGGTCCTGGAGGAAAAACTATTAGAAACATTATTGACAAAACAGGAGCAAATCTTGAAGTAGATGATAGTGGAGAAATATCAATCATTTCATCAGATAAGGAATCCATGGAAAAAGCAATTAAGATGATAGAAGAGATTACCCGGGAGGCTGAGATTGGAAAGATATATCTAGGAACAGTTAAAAAAATAATGGATTTTGGAGCCATCGTTGAAATTTTTCCTGGATCGGATGGGCTCGTTCATATTTCACAAATATCAGACCATCATGTTAAAAATGTATCAGATGAACTTCGTGAAGGTGAAGAAATATTGGTAAAAGTCCTTGATATAGACAAACAGGGAAGAATTAGATTAAGCCGCAAAGAGGCCTTGGGTGAAAAGAAGATATCTGATAGTAAGAAGAATTAA
- the rpsO gene encoding 30S ribosomal protein S15 codes for MVLTKSDKESIINEFHFHEKDTGSAEVQIAILSKRISYLTEHFKHHKKDHHSRRGLLKLVNKRRKLLNYLKEKDMKRYHDVIKRLGIRR; via the coding sequence ATGGTTTTAACAAAGAGTGATAAAGAGTCCATTATTAATGAGTTTCACTTTCATGAAAAAGATACAGGTTCTGCAGAGGTTCAAATAGCAATACTCAGCAAAAGAATAAGTTATCTTACAGAGCATTTTAAGCATCACAAAAAGGATCACCACTCAAGAAGAGGATTATTGAAACTTGTTAATAAAAGAAGAAAATTATTAAACTACCTTAAAGAAAAAGATATGAAAAGATATCATGACGTAATAAAGCGTCTAGGTATTAGAAGATAA
- the truB gene encoding tRNA pseudouridine(55) synthase TruB produces MNGIINFNKPKGPTSYSIVSHIGRILNVKKIGHIGTLDPEASGLLPICIGKATKIVELISDFEKIYIGVMKLGTKTDTQDASGKILSESPDTKVSKEKLMSVLKKFKGEIYQTPPMYSAAKYKGKRLYQLARKGLNVQVNPKKVKIYALNLIDKKNELVTLKIRCSKGTYIRTLFNDIGESLGCGAHMVELQRTSVGIFDISNAITISRLHELKECNKLKDVVIPIDDVLNFMPTIFIKEGEEKTLLNGMPLWKKSINDISKDFLSDDNVLIKNFKGKLLALGKTLIARKDLLGLDDEDVVLRPKKILI; encoded by the coding sequence ATGAACGGAATTATTAATTTTAATAAACCAAAGGGGCCAACTTCTTATAGTATCGTTAGTCATATTGGACGTATATTAAATGTTAAAAAAATAGGACATATAGGAACCCTTGATCCTGAGGCAAGTGGTTTATTGCCCATATGTATTGGTAAGGCTACTAAGATAGTTGAGTTAATTTCTGATTTTGAAAAAATTTATATTGGAGTTATGAAATTAGGAACTAAGACTGATACTCAAGATGCCTCGGGAAAGATATTATCAGAAAGCCCCGATACTAAAGTCTCAAAAGAGAAGTTAATGAGTGTATTAAAAAAATTCAAAGGTGAAATTTATCAGACTCCTCCCATGTACTCTGCTGCTAAATATAAAGGAAAAAGGCTTTACCAATTAGCAAGAAAAGGTCTAAACGTTCAGGTTAATCCAAAAAAAGTCAAAATCTATGCTTTGAATTTAATAGATAAAAAAAATGAATTAGTTACATTAAAAATAAGATGTTCTAAAGGGACATATATCAGAACTCTCTTTAATGATATTGGAGAGAGTTTAGGCTGCGGAGCTCATATGGTAGAACTTCAAAGAACAAGTGTAGGAATTTTTGACATTTCCAACGCAATAACTATTTCAAGATTGCATGAATTAAAAGAATGTAATAAACTAAAAGACGTGGTCATTCCTATTGATGATGTATTGAATTTTATGCCGACTATATTTATTAAAGAAGGAGAGGAAAAAACATTATTGAATGGAATGCCTCTCTGGAAAAAGAGCATTAATGATATATCAAAGGATTTTTTATCCGATGATAATGTGCTTATAAAAAACTTTAAAGGTAAATTGTTAGCTTTAGGTAAAACTCTTATTGCCAGAAAAGATTTATTAGGATTAGATGATGAAGACGTAGTATTGAGACCAAAAAAGATCTTAATATAG
- the rbfA gene encoding 30S ribosome-binding factor RbfA — protein sequence MPYSKRTERVSGLLLKEISQLLLRDIKDPRIGFSTLTKIEVTKDLRYAKVFVSILGRETDKIQTLRGLVSASGFIRGELGRRLRLKHIPELIFKIDDSIEHAANISKKLEEIKSKDK from the coding sequence ATGCCCTATTCAAAAAGAACAGAGAGAGTGAGCGGATTACTCCTGAAAGAAATTTCTCAGTTGTTACTGAGAGATATTAAAGACCCTAGAATAGGATTTTCAACACTAACAAAAATAGAGGTTACTAAGGATCTTCGTTATGCAAAGGTTTTTGTAAGTATCCTAGGGAGAGAAACTGATAAAATTCAAACTTTACGGGGACTTGTAAGTGCTTCTGGATTCATTCGTGGAGAGCTAGGTAGAAGATTAAGGTTAAAACATATCCCTGAATTGATATTTAAAATAGATGACTCAATTGAACATGCAGCGAATATATCTAAGAAATTGGAAGAGATAAAAAGTAAAGATAAATGA
- a CDS encoding DUF503 domain-containing protein has translation MFIGVCRLVLHLPENSSLKGKRKVVKSIVARVKNKFNVSIAEIEDHDKWQKINIGIATISNDKKHADSILVNIVSFIENLCLAELIDYEIQIL, from the coding sequence ATGTTTATTGGTGTCTGTAGACTAGTTTTGCACTTACCTGAAAACTCTTCTTTAAAGGGAAAACGGAAGGTAGTTAAAAGTATTGTTGCAAGAGTGAAAAATAAATTTAATGTTTCTATCGCAGAAATCGAAGATCATGACAAATGGCAGAAAATAAATATCGGTATTGCTACGATTAGCAATGATAAAAAACATGCAGACAGCATATTAGTCAACATAGTCAGCTTTATAGAAAACCTCTGTCTTGCAGAACTGATTGATTACGAAATCCAAATCTTATAA